Below is a window of Fervidobacterium pennivorans DSM 9078 DNA.
TGGAGAACAGTTTTTTAGACATATTTTGCTTCCTCCAAAATGTATGGTTTTAGTCGCGGTTTTATAGCAGATTTGATAACAAGGTCGACGGTTTTTCCGAAAAGTTCTTCAAGGTAGAATTTTAGGTCCATGTAGTTATCGAATGTTTTATAGCCTTCTTTAAATTGAACCAAAATGTCGATGTCACTCTCTTCGTTCTCCTCACCTCTCGCGTACGAGCCAAAGAGTGCAATTTCTTCTACGCCAAAATTTTGGACAAGGTATTGTTTTTGTTCAGTCAGTATTTTGAGAATATCTTCTTGCCTTTTCATATACACCACCACCGAGCAGAGTATTCAAAAATTATTATACCATACCCCCGCATTTAATGAGAGGCAATATATTTACATCAGGCATAGAAACTTTTATCCAATCCAGTTAACGATTTCATATATCAATGGTAAAATCTACAATGAGAGACAAATAGATAAGGGGTGGTTAGATGGTTGAGAGTAAAGAGATAGATACTTTAGTTTTTGACCTTGGCAGAGTATTAATACACTGGGACCCGTATGGGTATATGGTTGAGGAGTTTGGCGAAGAGATTGCTAAGCGACTGGCTGAGAGAGTCTTCAGTGTCCCGGAATGGAATTTGATGGACAAAGGTGATATATCCGAGTCACAGCTTTGGAAGATGATGGAGGAAAGATACCCGGAAGATGCACGGTACATTCACCAT
It encodes the following:
- a CDS encoding nucleotidyltransferase family protein; protein product: MKRQEDILKILTEQKQYLVQNFGVEEIALFGSYARGEENEESDIDILVQFKEGYKTFDNYMDLKFYLEELFGKTVDLVIKSAIKPRLKPYILEEAKYV